A single window of Archangium gephyra DNA harbors:
- a CDS encoding glycosyltransferase family 2 protein: protein MAELVFWCAAVLLVHTYFLYPVVLFALDGVAQVLHNVRYMRSGANRRREEQQASELPRVSLVVAAYNEASCIDEKLRNSLALDYPAGRFEVLIGSDGSTDGTDERVLRCTDERVRLSAAPRGGKTSVLNRCIPVAKGDIVLLSDANTMIEPEAVKRLVRHFEDPEVGAVCGQLRLYNPTKAEYEESTYWTYESLIKFYEGKRGAVVGANGGLYAIRRSLFNALPPATIVDDFVIPLRILEKGYKVVYEPEAVAHEETTEDYGKEFGRRARIAAGNFQSLRMVPGLLSPLSGFPAFAFWSHKLLRWCAPALMALALVANLFLLSSPLYKLTLAGQVLFYALAYLGKKGLLKGSARRVASVAYYFVTMNLAIVVGFWRFLRNTQRAAWDRTARVPSSS, encoded by the coding sequence ATGGCGGAGCTGGTCTTCTGGTGTGCCGCGGTGCTGTTGGTGCACACGTACTTTCTCTACCCGGTGGTGCTGTTCGCCCTCGATGGGGTGGCGCAGGTGCTGCACAACGTGCGCTACATGCGCTCGGGGGCGAACCGGCGCCGCGAGGAGCAGCAGGCGAGCGAGCTGCCCCGGGTGAGCCTGGTGGTGGCGGCCTACAACGAGGCGAGCTGCATCGACGAGAAGCTGCGCAACAGTCTGGCGCTGGACTATCCGGCGGGGCGCTTCGAGGTGCTGATCGGCTCGGACGGCTCGACGGACGGGACGGATGAGCGGGTGCTGCGGTGCACGGACGAGCGGGTGCGGCTGTCGGCGGCGCCGCGCGGGGGCAAGACGTCGGTGCTCAACCGGTGCATCCCGGTGGCCAAGGGCGACATCGTGCTGCTCTCGGATGCGAACACGATGATCGAGCCGGAAGCGGTGAAGCGGCTGGTGCGGCACTTCGAGGACCCCGAGGTGGGGGCGGTGTGCGGGCAGCTGCGGCTCTACAACCCGACGAAGGCCGAGTACGAGGAGAGCACGTACTGGACGTACGAGTCGCTCATCAAGTTCTACGAGGGCAAGCGGGGCGCGGTGGTGGGGGCGAACGGGGGCCTGTACGCCATCCGGCGCTCGCTGTTCAACGCGCTGCCGCCGGCGACGATCGTGGACGACTTCGTGATTCCGCTGCGGATCCTCGAGAAGGGCTACAAGGTGGTCTACGAGCCCGAGGCGGTGGCGCACGAGGAGACGACGGAGGACTACGGCAAGGAGTTCGGCCGGCGAGCGCGCATCGCGGCGGGCAACTTCCAGAGCCTGAGGATGGTGCCGGGGCTGCTCTCGCCGCTGTCGGGCTTCCCGGCGTTCGCGTTCTGGTCGCACAAGCTGCTGCGCTGGTGCGCCCCGGCGCTGATGGCGCTGGCGCTGGTGGCCAACCTCTTCCTGCTGAGCAGCCCGCTCTACAAGCTGACGCTGGCGGGGCAGGTGCTGTTCTACGCGCTGGCGTACCTGGGGAAGAAGGGGCTGCTGAAGGGGTCCGCGCGCCGGGTGGCGTCGGTGGCCTACTACTTCGTGACGATGAACCTGGCGATCGTCGTGGGCTTCTGGCGGTTCCTGAGGAACACGCAGCGGGCCGCGTGGGATCGCACGGCGCGGGTGCCCTCGTCGTCGTAG